In Chloroflexota bacterium, the DNA window GAGGGCTGGGAGGCGATCAATGTGTACACGCCGGAAGGAAGCGGCAAGGTAACGATTGTCGCCAAGCGACCGCTCACACTCGCGACGCGGCGGCAACGTTCGATGCCAGGGTAGATAACGGAGTGGAAACGGATAAGCGGATAACGGATAGTGATGCACAATACGCGATACGCGATACGCTATTTGCCATTCGCCATTCGCCATCTGATATTCGCTATCCGCTATCCGCCGTCCGCAACTTGGAGGCACGATGTTGAATTTTGGTCTAATGATGGGGGCGATTCTTTTTATCGCGGGCGCGGCAACGTACGTGTTCGCGCCGCGCGTTGGACCGAACCCGATCTTTGGCGTGCGCGTCGGATATTCGTATGCGAGCCGCGCGGTGTGGGACAAATCGAATCGGTTTGGCGGCGCGTTGCTCGCGGCGATTGGCGTGTTGCTTTTGGTGCTCGCGTTGATTTTGTGGGGGCTGGGTATTGCGGAACAACCAGGAGTTGCGATTCTGACCGGCGTGATGTTCGTGACGTTGCTCGGTTCGGTCGTCGTGATGTTTGTGTACGCGCGGCGTCTCGCGTTGGGCGAGCCGATCGCACGCGCAATCGCGCCAGTGAAATTTCGCTGGGCGTACATCACGCCGGTGCTCGTCACGTTTTTGATCCTGATCGCGTTGCTCGCGTATTTTTACCCCCTGTTGCCCCAAGCGCGGATGGCGACGCACTTTAACATCAACGAACAGCCGAACGGCTGGATGTCGCGCGCGAGTTTTGTCGAAATGATTGTCGGGCTGGGCTTGCTGATGCTCGCGATCAACGTCGGCGTCGTTCTGCTCGCGACGCGCGAGCCGCTTGTCGCGTTCGGACGGTGGGGCGCGCATTGGCAGATTGACCCGGCACGCGGTTTGACGTATATGAGCATCGCGTTCGCGCTGACGAATCTGATCATTCTTGCCGCGACGGCGGACACGATTGCGTTCAACCTGCGCGGCGCGCATCTGTTTCCCTTGTCGCTCTTTTTGTGGATGCTGATTCCGTTCATCGCGATTTTGATCGCGCTGTTCTTTGTGCTCGCACGACGCAAGGTGTAACCGGAATACGACATTTGCGTAGATAGGGGTGTAGAGAAAGCGAGGTTACGATGTTGAGGGAAAATACAATTACGCGCGACGAACGATTGAACGCGACGTTGGCGCACGCGAGTATTTTGCTAGGAGTATTCAGTCGCGGCATCCTGGGTGTGGTGCTCGCCGCATTGATTTGGATTACGCAACGCGGCAAATCGAACTTTGCCGCGCGTCACGCGTTACAAGCGACGGTGTATCAACTGCTGGGCATCGTCATCGCATTGGCGTTATGGATTGGCTGGGGCGTGCTCTTCACGGGTTCGATCTTTGTGCCGGTGCTGATCAATCCACAACACCCCGAACCGCTGATGGCATACACGATGATTCCCGCGTTCGGGTTGATCCTGGCGCCGTTCGCCGTGATGTTCGCGTGGTTTTTGTA includes these proteins:
- a CDS encoding DUF4177 domain-containing protein — its product is MSERAGWEYRVQTIGRFWGTGDEQIEATLNEWGEEGWEAINVYTPEGSGKVTIVAKRPLTLATRRQRSMPG
- a CDS encoding SdpI family protein, whose protein sequence is MLNFGLMMGAILFIAGAATYVFAPRVGPNPIFGVRVGYSYASRAVWDKSNRFGGALLAAIGVLLLVLALILWGLGIAEQPGVAILTGVMFVTLLGSVVVMFVYARRLALGEPIARAIAPVKFRWAYITPVLVTFLILIALLAYFYPLLPQARMATHFNINEQPNGWMSRASFVEMIVGLGLLMLAINVGVVLLATREPLVAFGRWGAHWQIDPARGLTYMSIAFALTNLIILAATADTIAFNLRGAHLFPLSLFLWMLIPFIAILIALFFVLARRKV
- a CDS encoding DUF4870 domain-containing protein, translated to MLRENTITRDERLNATLAHASILLGVFSRGILGVVLAALIWITQRGKSNFAARHALQATVYQLLGIVIALALWIGWGVLFTGSIFVPVLINPQHPEPLMAYTMIPAFGLILAPFAVMFAWFLYGLYAAWQVWHGKDFSYWLIGEHIK